The genomic DNA GTGATCCTCGGGCATGTGGACACCAAGACGGCCCCCGCGGTCTTCTACAAGCTGAAGGAGATGCGGGAGGGGCAGGTCGTCAAGGTCGTCCGCAGTGACGGCAAGGTCGCCCAGTATCGCGTGGACGCCGTCGAACGGGTGAGCAAGGACAGGTTCCCGGCGGACAAGGTCTATCTGGAGGACGGCCTCCGGCTGATCACCTGCGGCGGGAATTTCGACTGGGACAAGCACGAGTACCGTGACAACGTGATCGTCTACGCCACCCTGGTCAAGCCGGCCGGTTCCACGACCTGACCCCGGAGCAGCGGAAACCGCCGGGAAATCCCCCGTTCCCGCCGGCTGCCGACCGAGCCGGAGGGGCGGCCGGCACCCCCTTTGCCGGGCAGGGAACCGGGCGGGACCATGCGTCCGGCACCCCCCTTTGCCAGGCAGGGAACCGGACGGGACCATGCGTCCGGGCCAGTGGAGTGGGCCCGGCGTCACCCGACCGACTAGGCTAGCTGTCCGTGCTGGTCCTGGCTTTTGATACCGCGACCCCCGCCGTCACCGCAGCCCTGCACGACGGTGAGCGGGTCCTCTCCGAGTCGACGACCGTTGACGCGCGTCGCCACGGTGAGCTGCTCGTGCCCACGATCGAGACGGTCCTGCGGGAGGCGGGGGCCTCGCTCGGCGACGTCACCACCGTCGTCGCGGGCTCCGGTCCGGGTCCCTACACCGGCCTGCGGGTCGGCCTGATGACCGCCCAGGCCCTCGCGACGTCGCTGGGCGTCCCGGCCTACGCCGTGTGCACGCTCGACGCCGTCGCCTACGGCAGCGGGCTGGCCGAGCCGTTCCTGGTGGCCACCGACGCGCGGCGCAAGGAGGTGTTCTGGGGCCACTACGAGGACATGAGGGTCCGGCTGTCGGGCCCCTCCGTCGACAGGCCGCAGGATCTGCCCGGGGAGCTTCCGCTCGTCGGGGCAGGTGCGCGGATGTACGCCGCGGTCGTCGGGGCCTCCCGCCTGGTGGACGCGCCGGAGTACCCCCTCGCGGGGGCGCTGGCGGCGCTGGCCGCCGAGCAGCTCGGCGGGCCGGACGTCCGGGAGGTCGTGGAGAGCGGCACGCACCCGGTGCTGAGCCTGCCCCGCCCGATCTACCTGCGCCGTCCCGACGCCAAGGTGCCTTCGGCGCCGAAGAAGGTCTCCACATGACAGCGGTGCTGCGCCGGATGACGGCCGACGACCTGGCCGCCGTGATGAAGATCGAACGGGAGACCTTCCCGCACGACGCGTGGAGCGAGGGCATGCTCCGCGGCGAGCTCGACGACCAGCCCAGGACCCGGCACTACGTGGTGGCCCTGGTGGACGAGGAGATCGTCGGCTACGCCGGGCTTTTCGTCGCGGGGGACCAGGCGGACGTGCAGACCATCGCCGTCCTGGCCGGCCGGCGGCGGGCCGGGATCGGTGCGGCCCTGCTGACCGAACTGCTGGCCGAGGCCGTACGGCGGAGCGCAAGCTCGGTCTTCCTGGAGGTGCGCGCCGACAACCCGGACGCGCAGGCGATGTACGACCGGTTCGGATTCGAGCGGATCGGCCTGCGCCGCCGCTACTACGAGGACGGCACCGACGCGATCACGATGAAGAAGGATCTCAATGCGTGACGAACCCCTGGTCCTGGGCATCGAGACCTCCTGTGACGAGACCGGAGTGGGCATCGTCCGGGGGCACACCCTGCTGGCCAACACGATCGCCTCCAGTGTCGAGGAGCACGCCCGGTTCGGCGGTGTGGTGCCCGAGGTCGCCTCCCGGGCGCACCTGGAGGCGATGACACCGACCATCGAACGGGCACTGGAGCAGGCCGGCCTGCGCTTCACCGACATCGACGCGATCGCGGTGACCGCCGGCCCGGGCCTCGCCGGTGCGCTGCTCGTCGGCGTGGCCGCCGCCAAGGCCTACTCACTCGGCCTGGGGGTGCCGCTGTACGGTGTGAACCACCTGGCCGCCCATGTGGCCGTGGACCAGCTCGAACACGGCGCGCTGCCCAAGCCGTGCATCGCCCTGCTCGTCTCGGGCGGCCATTCCTCCCTGCTGCTGGTGCCCGACGTCGCCAGGGAGGTCGTCCCGCTGGGGTCCACGGTCGACGACGCCGCCGGTGAGGCGTTCGACAAGGTGGCCCGGGTGCTCGGGCTGCCCTTCCCCGGCGGCCCCTACATCGACCGGGCGGCCCGGGACGGTTCCGGCACGGCCATCGCGTTCCCGCGCGGCAAATACGACGACGGGACGCTCGACTTCTCCTTCTCGGGGCTGAAGACCGCGGTGGCCCGCTGGGTGGAGGCCCGCGAGAGGACCGGCGAGCCGGTCCACGTGCCCGACGTGGCGGCGTCGTTCCAGGAGGCGGTGGTCGACGTGCTGACCCGCAAGGCCCTGCGGGCGTGTCGCGAGCACGGCGTCCAGGACCTGCTCATCGGCGGTGGCGTGGCCGCCAACTCCCGGCTGCGGGCCCTGGCCCAGGAGCGTTGCGACGCGGCCGGCGTACGGCTCCGCGTCCCCCGCCCGGGACTGTGCACCGACAACGGGGCCATGGTGGCCGCGCTCGGTTCCGACCTGGTGGCGGCCGGTGTCACCCCGTCCCTGCTGGACATCCCCGCCGACTCCTCGCTCCCGATCACCACCGTCCACGTCTGATCGGCCGCGTTACGCGGGGCACAGGGGGAGGCCGGACAGCTCGGTCCGGCCGCGCCGATCGTCTCTGCGACCGCCAGGGCGATGTTCACGACCACCGGCACCGGCGCACGGAACCGGCGGCCGGGGTCCGCAACGCGGTTCCTAGGGGTTGCGGAAGGTGACTTCGGGGTTGGCGGTGGACGGGCCGTCCAGCAGCCGCTGGTGCCTGCCACGTAGGTGCTGGTCGAAGAAGGCGCCCACGTACGCGGTGGTGATCTCGCCCGCCCGCTTTCCGGAGAGTGGCGCGGAGGGGTCGGTCATCCCGGCCTGCCCGCCCAGAATGGGCAGGTCGATGAAGGTGAAGTGGCCGGAACCGGCCACTGTCAGCCAGCGCTTCCAGCCGTCCAGACGTCGCCAGTCCCGCGGCCAGCTCGTGTCGGCGGAGCCGGGCGAGTGCTGGGCCTCGCTGCCGAGCATGAGGAACGGCCGTTTGCCGAAGCCGGCGTCCGGAACCGGCGCGAAGAAAGTGCCGTCCATGTTCGCCCCGGCGCGTACGCGGCGGTCCGCGGCCATGACGCTCGCCGCGGCATTGCCGCCGAGCGAGTGGCCGGCGGCGCCGATCCGCTGCGGGTCGATCATCTTCCAGCGCTTCCAGGCCGGTGCATGGCCAGCGGTGCGGGTCAGCTGGTCGACGACGAAGGAGATGTCGGCTGCCCGGCCGGCGGCGGCCTTGCCCAGCAGCTTCTTCTCCGCCGCATCGGAGGGGGCCTTCTCCACCGTCTCGCATGCGACGCAGGTCAGGGTACGGCCGCCTGGGAAAGTGGTGCCGAACGACTCGTAGGCGTGATCCACGAGCGCGACGACATAGCCCTTCGAGGCGAGCTCCTCGGCGAGGGTGGTCAGGGTGGCGCGGTTGAGCGAGAAGCCCGGAGAGAGCACTACCAGGGGGTGCTCGCCACCGGCGGGGCGGGCGCCGACGCGTGCGTTCGTGCGCGTGCCGGCGAGCAGTTGGGCCTTGAAGAGGGTGTCGAGCTTCTGCCCCTTGAGCAGGAGCCGGGCCTCGTCCGTGGTCATGTACGGAGCGGCGCTCCCGCCGGTGCGGGCCGGGTAGTACATCGACACCATCAGCTCACGCGCGCCCGCTGCCGGCACCCATGGGTCGCGGCGCCTGCCGTCGACGAGGTGCAGGGTGTCGCGCCCGACCCCGTACTGACCGGTGGGGTGGGGGATCGCGAGGCGGACGTCGGAACCGTCCGCATCGGAACCGTCCGCAGCGGCGGCAGCGGCGGCCGGGAACGGCATCGAGGCGGCCGTCGCGACCGACAGGGGCAGAGCCAGGGCGAGGAGGGCGGCGGCGGTGTTGCGGCGAGTTCTGATCACGAACAGGATCGTAGGAAAGATCCCATTGTGCCGGACAATGCCGAAAGACCAGCTTATGCCCTTACTTTGGTAAGGGTGGCAGGGTGCTCCAGGCCGGAACGGGCCGTTGGCGCCGGGCTGTACGGGCTCAGTCCTTGTCGCCCCGGGCGGGGCGGAGAAGGGCTTCGGCGAGGGTCAGCATGGTCTCCTCAAGCGCGCTCAGGCTGCGGCTGAGCTCGGCGCGGGCGGGCTCCATCGTCTCGCTGAGAGCCTCGGTCAACTGCTCGCGGTCGGGCTGGGCGCGGAGCATGCCGGCCAGGTGGGCGAGGGCGGCCTGAGCATGGGTGACGCGCTCGTCCAGGGAGTCGAAGCGCCTGGCGTGGTCCCCCGCCTGGTCGCCGATGATCTCGCGGATGTTCAGGATGGCGGGTAGCCGGCCGACGCGCTGGTCGACGGCCTCCACCCGGTCGTCGAGGTCCTCCAGCCGCAGCCCGAGCTTCTCCGTGTGACCGTCCAGCATGGACAGCCGGGAGTCGACGGCGTCGACCCGGCCGGCGATGCGGCCCTCGACGTCGTAGAGCCGCTCGTCGAGTGTGTCGAAACGGTCGTCGTGGCGGTCCGTGATCTCCCTCAGACGGGGGCCCACTCCGCTCATCCGCTCGTCCAGGGCGGCGAGGTGGCCGTCGATCCCGCCCAGCCTGCCGTCCAGTCCGTCGATGCGGACCTCGACGCCGTCGGCCCTGCCGTCGGTCCGGGACACGAGCAGGCTGACCCTGCCGTTGACCTGCTCGACGGCGGCGAGCAGGCGGTCGGTCGCGTCGCTGACGGTCTTCCGCACGGTCGTCGAGAGGTCGAGCATCCCGGACTCAAGGCGCTCGGCGCGCTGGGTGAGGTCGGCCAGGGTCCGGTCCAGCCGGGTGAACCGGGTGGCCGCGGCCTCCATGCCGGCCTGTATCCGGCCGAGGCGCTCGGCCAGCTCTCCCAGGCCGTCGCCGACGTCCCGGGTGCCGTCGGAGATCGACTGGAGGCGGACGAGGACCTCGTCCACGTTCTCGCCGACGGCGCCGACATCGGCCCACAGGCTCGGCAGTTCGCCGAGGGGCGTCACCCGGTCGTGAACGGAGCCGACGCGCTCTCCCATGGCGTCCACCCGGTCCCGGACCGCCTCGACATGCTGGGCGAGCCCCTCGGCCCAGGTCGGCGGATGGACGGTGCCGTCGTCCAGCCGGCCGTGGCCGGACTCCGGCGAGCCGCCCAGCCCGCCGGGCTCACGCTCCCTGACCTCGCGCAGCAACCACTCCATGCCCTCCAGTCGCTGGCGGATCTCGTTCAGCGCGGTGTCCTGGGTGTCCTGCCCGGACACCTGGTCCCGGGTGGCGCGGGCGAGAAGCTCGCGCATCCGGTCGGAGATGGCGGCCTGGCTGCCTGTCTGGAGCGGGGTGGGGGCGGAGTGATCCACCGAGAACTCCTTCACTCGCCGACGGTCGGCCACCTGGTGGGATTGGTCCGGCCTGCTGAAGAACACGGTTGAACCGCATGCGGGGGAAGAACTCCCGCGCGACGACCCTAGCCTTTGGGCCGCAGTTTTCCGCGCGGACTTTAAAAGATCATGATTGCCACCATATTGTCCGCAATAATCATTTTGCCAGGTCAGGAAGGGGTGCAGATGAGGGCGAAAGGCCTCTCGATAATCCTGGTGAGAATGACCACGGCCGATTTGTCGCCGGAAAGTCGCAGGTCTTTCCGGAGCCGGTCGACGTCGACCGCCGACCCGCGCTTTTTGATCGTCGCGTTGCCGACCCCGCGCTCGCGGAGCGCCGCCCGCAGTCGTTTCAGCGAGAACGGCAGCACCTCGTGGACCTCGTACCGGGACGCCCACGGAGTCCGCGACGCGACGTCCCCGGTGATGTAGGCGATGTGCGGGTCGAGCAGGTGGCCGCCGACCATCGCGGCGATCTCCCCGACGAGGTGGGCCCGGATCGCCGCGCCGTCCGGCTCGTACACGTAACGGCCGACGGGGCCGTGTCCGGCCGGTCCGAGCACGGGATCGGGGACCAGCGTCGCGCCGGTGGGCAGGATCGTCGCCCGGCGTTCCGCCTCTCCCGCCAGCCCTCCGCACCAGATCACCGCTTCCTTGACGTCACCCTTGTAGGAGACCCACTCGGTCTCGGTGCCGGCGGGGAGGAACGCGTAGGGGATGCCCGGGGCGACCTTCAGGCAGGCGGCCTCCGCCTTCGCCACCATCCCCAGGACGTCGGGCCACGGCGGGGAGTAGGCCATCGGATCGAAGGTCCTGCCCCGCGCGGTACGGCGGGCGGGGTCGGCGAACAGCACGTCGAAGGCGGCTGGATCCAGCGTGGCGGCGTCGGCCGCCCGGACCGAGACCCGCTCCCCGAAACCGAGGGCGTCGGCGTTGGCCTGGGCGATCGCGGCGGTGAGCGGGTCGGCGTCCACGGCCTCGACCTCGCAGCCGGCCCTGGCCAGTGCGAGGAGGTCGCCGCCGATGCCGCAGCACACGTCGGCGACCCGGGAGCCCGGCGCGATGCGGCGGGCCCGGTGGTCGGCGACCTCGCGGCGGGTGGCCTGCTCCAGGCCGCCGGAGGTGAAGTACATCACGTCGGCGTCGGCGCCGAACTTCTCCCCGGCGCGCCGCCGGAGCGTGGCCTGGGTGAGCGCGGCCGAGGTCAGGTCGGCGTCGTAGGTCTTCCTGAGCCGCGTCACCGCCGCCACCGGATCGTCTCCGGCGAGCCCGGCCGCCATGCCCAGGGCCTCCTGGCCGCGCGGCGTCAGCAGTTCCCGGAATGCGTCAAGGTCCACGTCGCCCGACGTTACCGCCTCAGCTCAGCAGGTCGGCGAGATCTATCTCGATGGGGAACGGCACCTCCACGGAGAGCCTGCCGTGATGGATGCCGGTGGGGACGTAGGCGTGAGTGGCGGGGTCGAGCTCATAGACATAAACGACTGGTTTGCCAGCTTCATCCTCGATGCGCCAGAAATGGGTAATTCCGGCTCCGGCGTAACGGAGGGGTTTGACCTCGCGGTCCCGCAGCTTGGACTCGGGCGAGACCACTTCCACGACCAGGCAGACCTCCACCGGGGCGTACGAGGTGCGATCGTGATCATGGTTCAGGGCGGCGTCGATCAGAAGCACATCGGGGCAGGGGCGCTGCCTGGCGCCAAGGGTGATGTCCATCTGAGTGGCCACCGCGAGGTTTTCGGGCGCTTGAGCCTCGAACGCGCTCGCGAGTCTGCGGATCACGACATCGTGGAAACGTTTCTGGGGGGACATGAAGATGAGGGCTCCATCGACGAGTTCGACGTGCTTGAAGAAGTCCAGCTCGCCGTTGGGGCCCTCCTGGGGGAGGTTGTCGAGGTCGTCGGCCGTCCATCCCCCGTCCGGGGGGTAGGGCCAGTTGGCGAGCGGATCGCCCGCCTCGCGAAGCGTGCCCGTCTCCTCGCTCATCGTGCTGGTCACATCGCCCACCGTAGCGTCGTCGTCATTACTTTGCGTGGCCATTCGCCCACATCCCGTCAGAGCTCGCCCGCGTCCTTCCGTATATTCCCCCAATCGCGGGGGCGGCGACCCCCGGAAAGGAGAGGGGGCGATGTTCGCCGGAAGCACACACGGGCGGTTCGTGTTGACTGTCAAGCCCTCCTTGCATACTGTTCCGTATTGGCACTCTCCCCGTGAGAGTGCCAAATCATATGCGACGAGGCAGGTCTGACACCCGCGACGGCAGACCGCTGGTCGCCTCTTCTAGATCATTCAAATCTGAAGGGGAGGTCCGACGTGACGACCGCCACCAAGGTTCCCGTTAAGCCGCTCGGCGACCGCATTGTGGTCCAGCCGCTTGAGGCCGAGCAGACCACCGCTTCCGGCCTTGTTATCCCGGACACCGCCAAGGAGAAGCCGCAGGAGGGCAAGGTCCTCGCGGTGGGCCCCGGCAACTGGGACGAGGACGGCGACAAGCGGATTCCGCTCGACGTCAAGGAGGGCGACATCGTCCTCTACAGCAAGTACGGCGGCACCGAGGTGAAGTACGGCGGCGAGGAGTACCTGGTGCTCTCCGCCCGCGACGTGCTCGCCATCATCGAGAAGTAGTTCACGCTTCATAAAGATGACGTATCGAGCCCCGGGCCGCGTGAGCGCCCGGGGCTTTGATGCGCCGACGTACTTCAGAGAGGATTGACATGCCGAAGATCCTGTCGTTCGAGGAGGACGCGCGCCGCGCTCTTGAGCGTGGTGTGAACGCCCTTGCGGACGCCGTCAA from Streptosporangium sp. NBC_01756 includes the following:
- a CDS encoding class F sortase; the encoded protein is MAESSRWSRIILAGVITGAVMVAFSKGGGVDIPPARSSIVPSRIDIPSLGIKAPLMKLGVADGQIELPPYEKPDTAGWVKDSAVPGDQGAAVILGHVDTKTAPAVFYKLKEMREGQVVKVVRSDGKVAQYRVDAVERVSKDRFPADKVYLEDGLRLITCGGNFDWDKHEYRDNVIVYATLVKPAGSTT
- the tsaB gene encoding tRNA (adenosine(37)-N6)-threonylcarbamoyltransferase complex dimerization subunit type 1 TsaB; this translates as MLVLAFDTATPAVTAALHDGERVLSESTTVDARRHGELLVPTIETVLREAGASLGDVTTVVAGSGPGPYTGLRVGLMTAQALATSLGVPAYAVCTLDAVAYGSGLAEPFLVATDARRKEVFWGHYEDMRVRLSGPSVDRPQDLPGELPLVGAGARMYAAVVGASRLVDAPEYPLAGALAALAAEQLGGPDVREVVESGTHPVLSLPRPIYLRRPDAKVPSAPKKVST
- the rimI gene encoding ribosomal protein S18-alanine N-acetyltransferase, which produces MTAVLRRMTADDLAAVMKIERETFPHDAWSEGMLRGELDDQPRTRHYVVALVDEEIVGYAGLFVAGDQADVQTIAVLAGRRRAGIGAALLTELLAEAVRRSASSVFLEVRADNPDAQAMYDRFGFERIGLRRRYYEDGTDAITMKKDLNA
- the tsaD gene encoding tRNA (adenosine(37)-N6)-threonylcarbamoyltransferase complex transferase subunit TsaD — encoded protein: MRDEPLVLGIETSCDETGVGIVRGHTLLANTIASSVEEHARFGGVVPEVASRAHLEAMTPTIERALEQAGLRFTDIDAIAVTAGPGLAGALLVGVAAAKAYSLGLGVPLYGVNHLAAHVAVDQLEHGALPKPCIALLVSGGHSSLLLVPDVAREVVPLGSTVDDAAGEAFDKVARVLGLPFPGGPYIDRAARDGSGTAIAFPRGKYDDGTLDFSFSGLKTAVARWVEARERTGEPVHVPDVAASFQEAVVDVLTRKALRACREHGVQDLLIGGGVAANSRLRALAQERCDAAGVRLRVPRPGLCTDNGAMVAALGSDLVAAGVTPSLLDIPADSSLPITTVHV
- a CDS encoding alpha/beta hydrolase family protein; this encodes MIRTRRNTAAALLALALPLSVATAASMPFPAAAAAAADGSDADGSDVRLAIPHPTGQYGVGRDTLHLVDGRRRDPWVPAAGARELMVSMYYPARTGGSAAPYMTTDEARLLLKGQKLDTLFKAQLLAGTRTNARVGARPAGGEHPLVVLSPGFSLNRATLTTLAEELASKGYVVALVDHAYESFGTTFPGGRTLTCVACETVEKAPSDAAEKKLLGKAAAGRAADISFVVDQLTRTAGHAPAWKRWKMIDPQRIGAAGHSLGGNAAASVMAADRRVRAGANMDGTFFAPVPDAGFGKRPFLMLGSEAQHSPGSADTSWPRDWRRLDGWKRWLTVAGSGHFTFIDLPILGGQAGMTDPSAPLSGKRAGEITTAYVGAFFDQHLRGRHQRLLDGPSTANPEVTFRNP
- a CDS encoding class I SAM-dependent methyltransferase; amino-acid sequence: MDLDAFRELLTPRGQEALGMAAGLAGDDPVAAVTRLRKTYDADLTSAALTQATLRRRAGEKFGADADVMYFTSGGLEQATRREVADHRARRIAPGSRVADVCCGIGGDLLALARAGCEVEAVDADPLTAAIAQANADALGFGERVSVRAADAATLDPAAFDVLFADPARRTARGRTFDPMAYSPPWPDVLGMVAKAEAACLKVAPGIPYAFLPAGTETEWVSYKGDVKEAVIWCGGLAGEAERRATILPTGATLVPDPVLGPAGHGPVGRYVYEPDGAAIRAHLVGEIAAMVGGHLLDPHIAYITGDVASRTPWASRYEVHEVLPFSLKRLRAALRERGVGNATIKKRGSAVDVDRLRKDLRLSGDKSAVVILTRIIERPFALICTPS
- a CDS encoding Uma2 family endonuclease; amino-acid sequence: MTSTMSEETGTLREAGDPLANWPYPPDGGWTADDLDNLPQEGPNGELDFFKHVELVDGALIFMSPQKRFHDVVIRRLASAFEAQAPENLAVATQMDITLGARQRPCPDVLLIDAALNHDHDRTSYAPVEVCLVVEVVSPESKLRDREVKPLRYAGAGITHFWRIEDEAGKPVVYVYELDPATHAYVPTGIHHGRLSVEVPFPIEIDLADLLS
- the groES gene encoding co-chaperone GroES, which produces MTTATKVPVKPLGDRIVVQPLEAEQTTASGLVIPDTAKEKPQEGKVLAVGPGNWDEDGDKRIPLDVKEGDIVLYSKYGGTEVKYGGEEYLVLSARDVLAIIEK